The Edaphobacter flagellatus sequence AAATGGGAGGAGCCGCACTCGCCTCCCGCCTCACCGGCGAATCCTGGCGCAACGCCCTCGCCCTCGGAGCCCTCCTCAACACCCGCGGCCTCGTCGAGCTCATCGTCCTCAACATCGCCTTCAACGCCGGAATCTTCTCCCCCGCGCTCTTCTCCATGCTCGTCGTCATGGCTCTCGTCACCACCATGATGACCACACCCATCCTCAACCTCCTCCGCATCCCCCAACGCGAAGAAACCCTCCACCAGACCCGCGCCGCCTGATGCGCTACACATCCCTCCCCTGCGAATCAACATGCCCGTCACTGAGCAAAGACTCACCACGGAGCCGTAAACTCCCCCTCGAACATCCTTGGAGCCGACTAAAGCTGCGCCAGGCGCGAAGTCCAGTAAGCGACACCGGGATTTAGCCGCACAGCAATCTCCGCCACGCGTTTCTTGTCGCCTTCGTAATCGCCCGCAACATGCCCGGATTCCACCGGAACCACATCTTCGCTCACCCAGGCATAAAAGGTGTCGAACATCGCAGTCAGATTCGCAAACTCAACATGCGGCTCCAGACCATGAAATGTCCTGACGATCGGATGTTGTCCCTCAGGCGTAGCCACCATATCGACAAGGTAGTTGTTGCCGTCTTCCTCGATAAACGGGAACCACTCGTGTTCCCGTGCATCCAGAAAGTCGTATGACCGACGCTCCTGCCACGACGCCACAGCATCCTCAAGGCCGAGCAGCCAATAGATGCCGTAGAACGTCGGCTGATCCGGGTTATAGAAATAACCCTTCGGCAGATCATAGTGCCGATAAAATTCGACTACCTCAGGCGGCAACGGATGTTCCACCGGGGCCGCAATCTCCCTGATCTGCTCCGGCGTAAGGCCCGGCCGCAGATACTGCGTAAACTGTGTCCCTTGTGCAGTGAGAAGATCAAATAAACGCCCTGCGGCGCTGGCAACACTCATTCCCCCTCCTCAAAACGATGAACTCGACTTGAAGCGAAAGCGGTCTCCAGCTTGTCGCAATTTCTGGCTTTTCGCGGCGATTCTAGCATCTGCTTTCCGGCGCTTTGATCAACAGGGAAGCTGTCCCGGCCTACCTATTTCGCAGAACCGTTCTGGACCGGCAGCGCCTCCAACTTGATGTCCATCATGCCTGCCTGCTTCGCCGCATTCATCACCGATGTAACGGCTCCAAAGGGCACGTGCTCATCGGCGCGCAGCGTGACGGCCTGGTTCGCTGGATCGGTGCTGCTCTGACGCAACAGTTGCGGCAGATCGGCAAGATTCACAGCGTTGCCCCCAAGGAAGATTCGTTGATCGCGATAAATCGTAAGCACGATGCGCGTCTCTGGGGCGGCCGTCTCACCAGCTGAAACAGCCGTCGTATGCGACGTATCCGCTGATGCAGACGCGGCAATCATCGGCGGTTGAGGTGCAGCCGCCTTCGTGTGACATCCGGCAACAGGAAACATCGCGGCTACAACTGCAATCCAAACGAGAGATCTGTGTTGTATAAACGGCACGTCTCCCTCCTGATGGAGCGTTCGCTTCAAGATATCAGGACAGAATCGCCGTAAAGACTCACCGGCTGCCGTTTAACCCCGCTAAAAGCGCCTCGAAACAACCCCTCCGGGCTCAATGGATATTGCTTTCAGCCTACCGTGAAAAATCGATTAAACATGCCGTTTCGACGGCAGTGCCCTGCGCTCGCCATATAGCTGGGGCGATAAGGGTATGGAAGAGACCACGCACACACCCCATCTATAATCAGACTCGCCCATGCCCAGCCCTGCCGAACAGGACCCCCGCGTCTACTTCGCCGCCGAGCGCACCCTGCTCGCCTGGATCAGGACCGGCGTCGCGCTCATGGCCTTCGGCTTCGCCATCGCCCGCTTCGCCCTCTTCCTCCGCCAGATGCAGGCCACCCAGGGCCCCCACGTCCTCAATCACAGCGCCTGGGGCTCACCTATCGCCGGAGTCGCCCTCATTGCCCTCGGCGTCGTCGTCAACATCATCGCCTCCTGGCGCTACTCCCAGATCATCCGCCAGCTCAGCCAGGGCACCTGGATTCCAGGCCGCATCTCCCGCACCGGAGTCGTCCTCGCCGCCCTTCTCGCCGTACTCGGGGCCGCCATGGCCGCCTACCTCCTGGCTCTCCGCTAAACCAACCCGGGCAGAACATGCGCTATCCCCATCTCACCTCGGCAGAATCGTGCCTTGAGCTATCGAGCGAAGCCCGAAGCACAGAACGCCCCAAGCGAACTGGAGCGAAAACGCCTGTCAAGCCCCACAAAATCACAACTCCTTCATTCCAAAGCAAATAAACCTACAAAAATCTGCCGATTAGTTTCCTCCACTTCGCTACACTTAAATCAGCAAACAAAAAGCCCCGGTCCAAAAAGACCGGGGCTAACTCGTTATAAATCAAT is a genomic window containing:
- a CDS encoding SMI1/KNR4 family protein, giving the protein MSVASAAGRLFDLLTAQGTQFTQYLRPGLTPEQIREIAAPVEHPLPPEVVEFYRHYDLPKGYFYNPDQPTFYGIYWLLGLEDAVASWQERRSYDFLDAREHEWFPFIEEDGNNYLVDMVATPEGQHPIVRTFHGLEPHVEFANLTAMFDTFYAWVSEDVVPVESGHVAGDYEGDKKRVAEIAVRLNPGVAYWTSRLAQL
- a CDS encoding ExbD/TolR family protein, with amino-acid sequence MFPVAGCHTKAAAPQPPMIAASASADTSHTTAVSAGETAAPETRIVLTIYRDQRIFLGGNAVNLADLPQLLRQSSTDPANQAVTLRADEHVPFGAVTSVMNAAKQAGMMDIKLEALPVQNGSAK
- a CDS encoding DUF202 domain-containing protein; its protein translation is MAFGFAIARFALFLRQMQATQGPHVLNHSAWGSPIAGVALIALGVVVNIIASWRYSQIIRQLSQGTWIPGRISRTGVVLAALLAVLGAAMAAYLLALR